In Drechmeria coniospora strain ARSEF 6962 chromosome 03, whole genome shotgun sequence, the DNA window CTCCACGAGCAAACAATACAGAGCCGCGAAGTGTAAGTAAGCTGAAGAATCCGCATCGCCTGTTTCCTCACAAAGAGCATATAGGTACAGGGCTTGGGCGTCCCATTCAGCTGATCCCAATTAGTTCGTGAGCGGTCAGCCAACGTATGGATCAGGATCCAGTCAAGCAGTCGACCCCGCCGTTTGAACGAGCCCAATCCCAACCCATCCCATGTCCTGAGGGCTATCGTCAACGTCGAACGAGGAAGCAATGGAATTCGGTCGCCCATCCGGTGGCTCCTCTTCCAAAGCCCCAGTCAGGTGTGTGTTCGGCATGGGGTAACTTGCGTATTGCTAAGCATATGTGCTGCTTAACAACATCTCGCTCTCCACCTGGAGGTCGAACCTCGCCAAGGCAATTGATGAAAGAAGTCATCATCAGCCCATGCTCTTGATCAGTTCCCCAAGTCACACTCTTCGTGTTGTTGAAACCATACCCAAAGCTTCCTCGTCAATATTGGAATGCATCTTGTCGGTTTCCTCGAACAGGTTCTGCGTTGCGCAGCCAAGTCCAGTCCACACTCGATGGCCCTGGCATCCATTGTTGCCGGCACAGTGCCGTATCGGAAGATGGGAGCATTCTTGGTGGAAGAGCAGTGAGAGGGAATATCGCAAGCGGGGTTCGGAAGCAAAATAGCCACCCCTCTTTCGCACGGGCCACTGTCCTGGAAGTTCGCGGATCGCCCAATTCATCAAACACCCGCATCACCTCTTTCAGTATCAAATGTTCCTCCTCACTTGGGCTCGCTAGTTTGACCCGAATGATTGCAATTTCTCTCCTCAACAGCATGGATTGAGACCAGAGGCTACGTTCCCGGCGTGCACTCTGAGAAGTCGGTTCTCTTCTCTTCGCCCATAACGGTCTCGCCACAGTATCGACCAAAACTCGAGTTCTTCCTTGATGTCGAAACCTACATGTTGTACGCCATTATGGGTAATATCCGCATTCCCCATGGATTAGATGTACTAAAGCGTACTGAACTGCGCCTGCATGCCAACAGCGCGCGTGTCCACAACGGATTCGGCCGCCAGAAACTCTGCGAGGCTACATAATTTACTCGAATACAATTCCGTACGGGGTCTTCACCAGCCTCTGGTAACAACCACATTTCTGGCTACTCTTGCTTGCCCCTTGGAGAGCAGTCCGGCCCTGTACGAGAACCCGGTGGTAAGACCTGCATGGGAGTGGAAGGATCTTCGCAGCTCCTAGGCTGTTTTCTTGCCGGGGTTTGTATCCACTCGGCTACTTTTCAAAGGGTGTGCGATGCATTTGCATCAAAATGGCTGCACATGGTACACATCCATATGCGTCGGCCACAAAGGGGTCACTAACAGGCTGTCGGTCAACGGCTCCAGGGCAACTATAATGATACTCGAAGCAGGGCTCCCCTTGATCTATAGGAGAGTGGCGTGTTGGGGGCTACTGGAAAATATATACACGTCACTTGATTCTGACTATTCTTAGCCTGGCTACTTGATGTAACCAGCTGTGTGGCCTCGTGGTGCTCTCTTGCAGGCGGGCAGTTCAAGGCAACCGTATGGAGTATTGGATGAGGGAACATGGGCACGGCTTGTAAGTCTTGCCCGTATGACACGTGCATCGTTGAATCTCACCGATATGGAGTCTTGAGAGCCTTCGATTGCTATGGAGTAAACGGCTTTCCAGTTGTCGATTGCGATATTTGAAGTGTTGAGATGCCCTGTCGAGCCGGTGTCAGACAGTGTTGTGAGGCAATTGTTCTGCGCAGTATATTGCATGAGGACAGCAGGCCAAGGTGGAGGGCATCAAAGAGAATCAGCCTGACGCGCGTGTTCTTCATTCTGACCACGCCAAATGTCCCATGGCGAAGTTCACCTCGGGCATTGTTACTTTGTCTCCTTGGGGCGACTGAGTACATCATTGACTGAACATTCGTCACGCTCCTGCAGATATTAGTCGTGTACCGGTGCCATCCAGGGGCAAATGCAGCGGACCTCCGTCTTGCATCGTCTTGTATCGTCTTGTACCGTCTCGCTTCCCCTGGCCGCCAAGAAGAGACTTCGAGGCGGACTTGCCATGTGAGAGAATCCGTCGTGATTACCACCACCCACTATTACTACGGTTTCACTTTGGGGGGGACGTACTGCTGCCAGCAAGTCGGAATGAGAATAACGTGCGAGCCCGACGAGGTGTGTGGATGCATCAACAACAGAGCTTGCGACCTTTCGAGGAAGCCAATATCGCCTAGGGGGGCAGTGATTCACGGACACTGCGAGAGATGGGAACCAACATGCCAAAAAAATTGATGAGACTGGGACTCGAACCCAGGAGGATTGCTCCATCAGGAAACTGGAAGCTAAGGTAACCTTAACCTGACGCCATAACCAACTCGGCCATCTCACCGAATGGGTTGTTGCAGAGTATTGTCTTGAGATTGCCGTCGGTCACAATCGACTTATAGCCTGTTGCTAGTGTACAAATGTAAAAACAAAAAAATGATGAGACTGGGACTCGAACCCAGGAGGATTGCTCCATCAGGAAACTGGATGCTAAGGTAACCTTAACCTGACGCCATAACCAACTCGGCCATCTCACCGAATAGATTGTTGTTAAAAGACATGCGCCTTAATGAACTATATCTTTGTTCTTCATAATCCAAATTCAACCCACTGCTAATACTTCTCATCCGTTATTGGATGTGCTGATCAAGTCGCAATCATTAGCCCAACCACCCTTTTACCTCTGTCTATTTTAAGGACATTGAAATTCCAAGGCAGTTATGAGGAATGCAATTCCTATAATAAGCAATTTGTAACTAATCCCGCTTGGCTTATTCCTGTTCGGAATGTGGAAATGTGAATACCCGTTGAGTACAGAGTATAATTCACCATCGCAGTGCTATGATTGCCGCAAATATGCCTAGTTCAGTATTACATCATTAATGTGTTTACGGATTTCTAAATGCCAcatatgtacttgtaccactGCAACTCAATATCAAACGGAGCATGCGCAATCATGCGTAATGTTTATAGGGATCACTATCACGAATGAGACGCAATCCTCACAGAGGGAAAAATGCGAGACGAGATGAAGATGTGGCCACCGCTCGAATATTGCTCTCTAGGGTAGGCCGCCTGCTGCCTTGAGATTgactactgtacctagtagtaatatgTGTactttactccgtactccgtacttaagtaagtacagcatactgtactttgttgtTAAGTACTGGTAGCATTAGCGAGCCACAGAAATTTCAAGTTTACTTGTtcatgtatgtacttacatgtgcgcTGAagttattactgtactgaacttactgcacatgtgcttGGTAACCGAGTAGGGGTTATGGTTGGTTACGTTATTTCATGAAATTACAGTGAGTAGGTAGGTGGGCCCAAGAAAAATCACTGCGGGCCCACTACTTCAGACGCGATCCCAGAGTCGCTGccattttttttttctcctCCCAATTCTCCAACTCCAGAGGCTGCAGGCAGACCTCATGGCAGCAGTTTGTACTCCCGTGGCATGACCATTTCATACAGCGCCATGGCCACGTCAAGGGTATTTGTCAAGGGCCTCCCCCCAAACATCACAGAGGCCGATTTCCGAAGACACTTTTCTGCTCAGGGCCGCGAAGTCACCGATGTCAAGCTGATATCGCAGCGACGCATTGGCTATGTTGGATACAAGAGCTCCGACGACGCATCACGCGCCGTCAAGTACTTTCACAAGTCATACATTCGCATGTCAAAGCTCTCCGTCGAGCTCGCAAAGGCTGTAGGTTTGGCAGTCACCCACCCGTGTCCGATTCTCCACCCACTGACGATGGAGGAATGCAGATTTCAGACCCGACCCTTGCCAAAAACCACAAATTCCCCTCCCCAACCGTTGCTCCTGCTGGCCATGGTGGTCAGCAGCTGGCTGTTGACCATGATGCAAACCCGAAGAAGCGGAAGCGGGAGGAGCCGGAGCGTCCGGACCCCAATCTGCGCGAGTTCCTCCAAGTCATGAAGGCCAGAAGGGAAGGCGTTGTTGATGCAGATGAATCAACCATTGAAACCCCTGGGACTGGGGCAATGATTGTTCCAGAGGGCGAGAGTGACGACGAATATGACCATATACCGGCGAGTAAAAAGACGTCAAAGAGTGCTCGTCCTCTAGCGAGCCAAAAGAGACGCGACAACGACGAGGCCCACCAGGCGCCACCAAGGGATATGAAAGCACATGATGCATCGCCGGCAGACGATGCCGGCAGGGCACCTGAGCCCCCCGAGCCCCCTGAGCGCCCCGAGCAAGCGACCGACAACAAGTCACTGGCGGCTGACGCTACGGACGACGATTGGCTGCGGTCGCGAACAAGCAGGCTGCTCGATCTTGTAGATCCTGACGACCTTATGACCGATACCGCGCCAAGGCCCCAGCAGGGATCCGTCGAGCAAGACACTGGGAACGATAGGGGCACGTCTCATTCCTCGGACGAGTTGATGCGCGACGTGGCccatgacgccgccgccgcctccgccgtcgaggaaatTGCAACGGATGATGCAGTCGAAGCAATCTCCAAGACGTCTCGGCTCTTTGTCCGCAACCTGGCCTACAGCACCACCGAAGGGGACATCCGTGATGCGTTCGAGAAGTTCGGACATTTGCAAGAGGTACGTGAAGACATGACCTTCCCATCACAGCTTCATCGAATTCCAGGCGCAAGGATGAACCCCAGATAGGGACAGCTTATACTTTTGTATTTGATGAGAACCCTGGGTGAAATATTTTAGTAGATGCTTCAGTTTCTGAGCCAATGCCTCGCGAGCACATGATATTTGCGGAATCACCATCATCGTCTGACGGTAAACGGCTAACGCATCATCCGTCAGGTACATTTGCCCACCAACGCGGCGGGGTCCATCAAAGGGTTTGCCCTTGTGCTGTtcgtcgatgctgccgacgccgtgaGAGCATTCCAGGCGATGGATGGGGCAACGTTTCAGGGGCGAATTCTTCACATCATTCCAGCCACTGCCAGGAGGGAGCAGGGGCTGGACGAGTATGGACTCTCCAAGCTCCCGGTGAAAAAACAAAACTTGATTCGTAAGAaggccacggcggcctcgacggcgttcaGCTGGAATTCGCTCTACATGAATCAGGACGCCGTCAACAGCTCCGTCGCCAGCCGGCTCGGTGTCTCAAAAGCCGAGCTTCTGGACCCTACCTCGGCGGATGCCGCCATCAAGCAGGCCATCGCGGAGACGACCGTCATCCAGGATACCAaggccttcttcgccgccaacGGGGTAGATCTGGAGGCATTCAAGTCGCAAAAGCGGGGCGACAGAACCATACTGGTCAAGAACTTCCCGTTTGGCACCACCATGGACGAGCTCCGACGCATGTTCGAGGAGTTTGGACCGGTGCTCAAGGTTCTGATGCCTCCGAGTGGCACAATAGCGATTGTCCACTACGCGCAGGCAAATCACGCCAAGGCGGCGTTTGGCAGACTCGCCTACCGACGCATCAAGGATAGCGTGCTCTTCTTGGAGAAGGGGCCCAAGGACCTGCTAAAAGATGACCAGTTGGAGACGGTGACGCCTGCCGATAGCCAGCCGTCGACCGGGGTCCAAAAGTTAACGGTCGGGGACCTGCTGTCGACGGGCGAGAGGACGGATGAGGCGGACACGACCTCCTTATTCGTCCGCAATTTAAACTTCGCCACGACCACTAGCAGGCTGGCCGAAGCGTTTGGGGCCCTCGACGGGTTCGTGTCGGCACGGGTCAAGACAAAAATGGATGCCAAGAAGCCCGGCCAGACTCTGAGCATgggcttcggcttcgtcgctTTTCGGAGCAAGTCCCAGGCGCAGGCGGCGCTCAAGGTCATGGACGGCCATGTGCTGGACGGTCACGCACTCGGCGTGAAGGCGTCCCACAAGGGccacgacgcggccgaggagaggcgGCGGGACGACCGGGccaagaagacggcggcgcagaGGACAAAGATCGTCATCAAGAACCTCCCCTTCCAAGCCACGAAGAAGGACATCCGGACCCTGTTTGGGACCTACGGCCAACTTAGATCTGTCCGCGTTCCAAGGAAGGCGGACCACACGGCAAGGGGCTTTGCGTTTGCAGATTTCGTGACGCCACGGGAGGCGGAGAATGCGCTGAACGCCCTGCGGGACACGCACTTCCTGGGCCGCCGGCTGGTGCTGGACtacgccgaagccgaggcggtcgacgccgaggaggagatcgAGAAGATGCAACGGAAAATAGGAGGGCAGGCCCATAAGGTGGCCCTTCAGCAGCTTACGGGTGGAGGGAGGAAGAAGTTCAATATTGGCAACGAcggggaggacgacgaggagtaACCGGTTGACAAGGAGAACGCGCAAACAGACTATTTGGCTGCCCGTGCTGGCCTGCAAGACTCTAAGGAGAGATTATTCCCTCGCCCAGGTATTCTCATTTGCGATTTTTCTCCATCGCATCTCCCTTGACAAGGGGTGCTGACGATGAGCTACGCCCGGGCCGGCGGTGGCCGCGCGCAAGTCGTGATGCTGACGACGTCAAagccgcggcgccggcggcgatgattCGAGAGCCATCTTCAGCGAAGAATGGGATGTGGAGGATTGCGCAGCCATGTTGTCCGATGGCAATTTGCCTGCATGCCGTCGCGGCTTCGAGGTGTGCGCGTGTGCCTGCGATGGGTGACTTGCGGTGTTggtgccccccccccccccctccccccacgccctcgccctcccttGCATACTAACGCCCTCGCTGCAGACCTCAGGATGCCATGTGGCCCACGGTctgctcgccgtcacccTCACGCAATTGGCCCCGGCCGCATCGTTCCGTAACTGTAGACAGCCAGACGGCAATGAATGGGTAATGGCTAGTTTGGggcccgccatcgcccgtcTTGCCGAacaccccccccctccgaGCAAGCGCAGCCAGGCTACGTCAAGGccgccacccacccacccacacCCCCTCTCTGTCGGGTTGGTGCAGTGATTTGCAGATTGCATCTTGATCTTTCGAGTAAGGTACCGAATCTTGGAGCTACTACGTCGCTCTTGGAGCTACAACCTCGATGTGGTACCTAGCCGCTAGGTTAGCTGATGAgggggacgaggaagcaCGAACCCTGTCCCCCCTTCTTCAATATCATCAGTAGACTTCGTCCACCTCCTCCACCCAGTCTTGGATTTATATGGTCTCGAGGTCTCCTTGGGATGACCTTCTTCGTTCCAGTctacctcgtcgcctccttCACGGCATACATTTATCCCACCATTCCACATCCTCAAATTCCTTTCAGCATTTCTTGTCCTCTTCAACTCGCTCTTTTACTCTACCATTGCTCTGCGAACGCATTCGTGCTGGTTGAGCCTGTTCTCGTGAACACCTCCATCGGCATTCCTCGACCATGTCTTCCTCACTCTATCAGCCAAGGCCGGTCCTGTCGTCGCAGAGATACTCACAGTCTCCGGATTACGTCGACTCTCGACGCAACAGCATCCACGGGCCCCCGAGACCACCGTTGCGAGAATCGACTGGCAACGTCCAGGCACACAACTTCAATGGTATCGTGTCGTGCTACCAGAGCCCAGCGGCGCTGTCCccgtcgatgacgaccaACATCCCCCCCCCGATGGTGCCTTCACAATCGTACGACTGCCTGTACAGGGTGCCGACTCCTCGACAGCAACCGCGctaccagcagcagcggaaGGCCCGAAACTCGATCAACCCGCTCTACTGGTGGCCCGCCTTCCGCCAGTACCGCAACAGGCAGGCGCACAAGGACACGCAAAAGGACAAGGGAGGTGTCTGGCGCCGGCcggagctcgaggatgccTTCGTCGACTGTAAGTGGGCCGGCCGAGTCGTCGGAGCTGGCCTCGCGAGCTGACCGTCGTTGACCAGCCGTCCTCCTCATGCCTCACATGGGCCGCCGCAAGTTCTCCATGGGCGGGAAGCTCCACGGACGCAACATGCTCATCAGCGAGTACATCTTCGTCATCTGCGTCGCCGTGCTCGGCAGCAAGGAGATTTTCCGCATCGACAACAGCAACGAGAGCATAGAGCAGATGGGTCGGAAGCAGGTGTCGAGCCACATGCAGGTCGTCAAGAAGTTCTTTGAGGACCTCCGGTGCTGTACGTCGCGGGCGCGCGGGCCGTCGGACGAAGACGCTAACGACGCTCGCAGTTCACTTTTTGTTTCCCtcggaggagaagaaggagccgGGCTCGACCAACTCGGACGACTActacgacgaggaggagcaggagtcCTTCAAGTCCAACCCGGTGCTGACGGCCTTGGCCGAGGGCCGGGTGCCGGACGTCAAGCCCAACTACGAGTACTTTTCccagctgctggcgctgcagTCGGCGATATGCGTCCGGCCCAAGACGTGCGAGGTgttcgtctcgtcgtcggacatCAAGATCCGAGACGACGTCGCCTACGACGCCCACAACACGCCGCTGGACCAGGCCTCGTTCCCGCACCTGAACAAGTACCGGAACTGCGACGACAGCCCCAACGTGCTCGGGAAGGACGTGCTGCTGCACGAGTACACGCGGTCCCTCGaccggacgacgtcggcgtgcgTCAAGACGGTGACGCGTCGCTGGCAAAAGGACGCGCCGGCCATGTACGAGACGCTCGACCTGCCCTCGCGGGACGAGGACTGCCTCCTGCTGGAGATGTGCGCGACGATCGAGCTGCACGAGCACGCCAAGTTCCCGTCGGGCTCGGAGCTcaccggcttcgtcgaggtcagcgtcggcggccagcccGGGCTGCAAGGGCTGCAGAACCACCGGTGGAAGTGCATCACGCGCCTGACGCGGCCGGCGGAGCTGCACAGCGACGAGGGGAAACAGGGGGTGTACACGAACGACAGCGGCATCCACAGGCGCGGCTGCAACGACTCGAAGAGCGACTGCGACTGCCACGGCCGGCCGCGGACCGACATTCACGTTCCCTTCCCCGCCGTCGAGTGGGCGAGCATCCTCAGCATGGCGGTCCAGTACCCCGACGTGGAGCACCAGCGGATGAAGGAGAAGCGTCGgcggacggccgacggcgacaagaAGGAGCTCGAGCGCGCCGGCAGCAAGCGGAAGCGgtcggaggacgagggcgacgccgccTTCTGGACGCGGCGGGAGCCGACGGGAAGCGACCTCATCTGCAAGGTGGCCATGTACCAGGAGCTCTGGTCGTGCGCGCCCGACTCGACGCAGTGGACGCGGCAGGCCATCATCTTCTGGCGCTTCAACACGACGAACCAgtggcacaagtacaaccCCGTCTTCAAGCCGGCGGGCACGACGTGGCGGTGGCTGACCATCAACGATCCCATGTCGCGCTACCACCAGCAGAAGGCGCTGGTGCACCCGTCGACGGGCGTTTCGAGGGACGCGCtgatgtcgccgacgccgtccatCGGCCAGCAcctgacggcgacgatgaacgAAACGTTCAACTCGGCCTGGGAGGGCAACGGCAACCACCACATGCCGAGCGTGCCGCCGCTGCAGACGTCGGGCTCGAGCCTCAGCCTGTTCGACTCCTTCTCGGGCGGCctcgcgacgccgccgccgacggcgacgctgcccGGCGGCTACCCCGCGAGCGGGAACTTTGAGCCGAGCATGGGGCCGAATTCGGGCGTCAACTTTCTCcccacgccggcggccggcgcgacGAACGAGCGGCCGGCTCCGGCGTTGGGCAACGGCGGCCAGCCCTACTACGACGGACAGCCGTCCTTTGGCGACGTCAAGcccatctcgacggcggtCGGTCCGtacatgccgacggcgtcgtcgctcgagATGCCGAACCAGATGGTCTACGACAACTCGCCGTGCGACACGAACAACATGCCCGGCTGGGACATGTCGGCGCTCGACGGCTGGACGGGGaacacgccggcggcgccgccgagcgcgacGTCGGAATgggggccgacgccgtcgaagaTGGAGCCGCAGGGCGAGCAGCACAGCACCATGTGGGCGCCGCCCCAGTGGCCGTTGTCGGCTGGCGCAGCGCCTGGATCGC includes these proteins:
- a CDS encoding putative MRD1; this translates as MATSRVFVKGLPPNITEADFRRHFSAQGREVTDVKLISQRRIGYVGYKSSDDASRAVKYFHKSYIRMSKLSVELAKAISDPTLAKNHKFPSPTVAPAGHGGQQLAVDHDANPKKRKREEPERPDPNLREFLQVMKARREGVVDADESTIETPGTGAMIVPEGESDDEYDHIPASKKTSKSARPLASQKRRDNDEAHQAPPRDMKAHDASPADDAGRAPEPPEPPERPEQATDNKSLAADATDDDWLRSRTSRLLDLVDPDDLMTDTAPRPQQGSVEQDTGNDRGTSHSSDELMRDVAHDAAAASAVEEIATDDAVEAISKTSRLFVRNLAYSTTEGDIRDAFEKFGHLQEVHLPTNAAGSIKGFALVLFVDAADAVRAFQAMDGATFQGRILHIIPATARREQGLDEYGLSKLPVKKQNLIRKKATAASTAFSWNSLYMNQDAVNSSVASRLGVSKAELLDPTSADAAIKQAIAETTVIQDTKAFFAANGVDLEAFKSQKRGDRTILVKNFPFGTTMDELRRMFEEFGPVLKVLMPPSGTIAIVHYAQANHAKAAFGRLAYRRIKDSVLFLEKGPKDLLKDDQLETVTPADSQPSTGVQKLTVGDLLSTGERTDEADTTSLFVRNLNFATTTSRLAEAFGALDGFVSARVKTKMDAKKPGQTLSMGFGFVAFRSKSQAQAALKVMDGHVLDGHALGVKASHKGHDAAEERRRDDRAKKTAAQRTKIVIKNLPFQATKKDIRTLFGTYGQLRSVRVPRKADHTARGFAFADFVTPREAENALNALRDTHFLGRRLVLDYAEAEAVDAEEEIEKMQRKIGGQAHKVALQQLTGGGRKKFNIGNDGEDDEE